In Pseudothermotoga hypogea DSM 11164 = NBRC 106472, the following are encoded in one genomic region:
- the glgD gene encoding glucose-1-phosphate adenylyltransferase subunit GlgD, whose product MKVLGLILAGGHSESLGSLVSKRASAALPVFGKYRAIDFTLSNMVNAGIRKVGVLTQYNPRSLMDHLGSGKEWDLDRKNGGLFILQPYVSAEGSYWYKGTADAIFQNMTILRRGEEDYVLIGSGDHIYKIDFTQMFNFHFSTGADITLLVKYLDETYDLTKYGIVQMEDHKIVSIEEKPQNPRGNLAFLGVYFMNKYLLMELLYNYVTKGENDLLNIVISQLGKLKVHGYVFNGYWRNVKKGIDEYFRINMDALRKEIREELFYKHGKVYTKLKDLPPPKIGSSAVVKNSIISDGCIVNGHVENAVLFRGVMVRAGAVVENAVVMQDTMIEEGAVVKNAILDKEVLIRQQGRLVGKEKLAVMEKRAVL is encoded by the coding sequence TTGAAGGTCCTCGGCTTGATTTTAGCGGGTGGCCACAGTGAGTCGCTTGGATCTCTCGTTTCGAAACGTGCGAGTGCGGCCCTCCCGGTCTTCGGAAAGTACAGAGCCATCGATTTCACGCTGAGTAACATGGTGAATGCGGGCATAAGAAAGGTGGGTGTGTTGACGCAGTACAACCCCAGAAGCCTCATGGATCACCTCGGCTCGGGCAAAGAATGGGATCTGGACAGGAAGAACGGAGGTCTGTTCATTCTCCAGCCTTACGTGAGCGCGGAGGGTTCGTACTGGTACAAGGGCACCGCGGATGCCATCTTCCAGAACATGACCATCCTGAGGCGTGGAGAAGAAGACTACGTGCTCATCGGTTCGGGCGATCACATATACAAAATCGATTTCACACAAATGTTCAATTTTCATTTCTCAACCGGTGCCGACATAACACTTTTGGTGAAGTATCTCGACGAGACCTACGATCTGACCAAGTACGGGATTGTCCAGATGGAAGATCACAAGATAGTGTCGATAGAGGAAAAGCCCCAGAATCCCAGGGGTAACTTGGCTTTCTTAGGCGTTTACTTCATGAACAAATACCTCTTGATGGAACTTCTGTACAACTACGTGACGAAGGGTGAGAACGATCTTTTGAACATCGTCATCTCTCAGCTCGGCAAGTTGAAAGTTCATGGTTACGTCTTCAACGGTTATTGGAGGAACGTGAAGAAGGGCATAGACGAGTACTTCAGAATAAACATGGACGCGCTGAGGAAAGAGATTCGTGAGGAACTTTTCTACAAACATGGAAAGGTCTACACGAAACTGAAGGACCTGCCACCACCCAAGATTGGTTCAAGCGCAGTCGTGAAGAACAGCATCATCTCGGATGGCTGCATCGTCAACGGGCATGTAGAGAATGCTGTTCTCTTCAGAGGAGTGATGGTGAGGGCCGGTGCAGTTGTGGAGAATGCCGTAGTGATGCAGGACACAATGATCGAGGAAGGCGCCGTGGTCAAGAACGCGATACTGGACAAAGAAGTGCTGATCAGACAGCAGGGCAGACTCGTGGGAAAGGAAAAATTGGCGGTGATGGAAAAGAGGGCGGTACTGTGA
- a CDS encoding glucose-1-phosphate adenylyltransferase, with protein sequence MRRVLALILAGGHGKRLGVLTEKIAKPAVPFGGKYRLIDFTLSNCVNSGIYHVGVLTQYRPHLLISHIGIGRPWDLDRKKGGLVILQPYLGGVAGWYRGTADAVYQNIEFVEEANPEQVLILSGDHVYAMDYNDMLDFHILKNAEGTIACMEVPLDEASRFGIMVTDVESRIVDFEEKPPRPRSNLASLGIYVFNWSFLREYLIRDAEDEGSSHDFGKDIIPRMIKEGRRIFAFKFTGYWRDVGTIRSYWESNLELTRPLPPLNLYDRHWRFYTQTEEMPPAYCAPESRISNSIISEGCEIHGAVENSVLFQGVHVGEGSIIKNSVIMTGTIVGKNCVIENSVVAERVMIGDKVQIGVGDDAPSALDPEVYTGLITVVGMYSKIPENIRIGKNCVVGVGVTEKDFSVEELPSGGFILHGE encoded by the coding sequence ATGAGGCGTGTGCTCGCACTGATACTCGCGGGAGGACATGGAAAGAGGCTCGGTGTACTCACCGAAAAGATCGCCAAACCCGCAGTACCATTTGGAGGCAAGTACAGGCTCATAGACTTCACGCTGAGCAACTGCGTCAATTCGGGCATATATCACGTTGGAGTGTTGACGCAGTACAGACCACACCTTCTGATCAGCCACATCGGAATCGGCAGGCCCTGGGATCTGGACAGGAAGAAGGGTGGTTTGGTCATCTTGCAACCTTATCTTGGTGGTGTGGCTGGATGGTATAGGGGTACGGCGGACGCGGTTTATCAGAACATCGAATTCGTCGAAGAGGCGAACCCTGAACAAGTGCTGATACTTTCAGGAGATCACGTCTACGCGATGGATTACAACGACATGCTGGACTTTCACATACTCAAGAACGCCGAAGGAACGATCGCCTGTATGGAAGTGCCCCTTGACGAGGCAAGCAGGTTTGGAATCATGGTGACGGACGTTGAGTCGCGGATCGTGGATTTTGAGGAAAAGCCCCCCAGACCCAGATCGAACCTGGCATCGCTCGGCATATACGTTTTCAACTGGTCGTTTTTGAGAGAGTACCTCATAAGGGACGCAGAAGATGAGGGCAGTTCACACGATTTCGGAAAAGACATTATTCCGAGAATGATAAAGGAAGGTAGGCGGATCTTCGCCTTCAAGTTCACCGGATACTGGCGAGATGTCGGGACGATCCGATCTTACTGGGAGAGCAACCTTGAACTGACGCGTCCTTTACCACCTTTGAACCTTTACGACAGACACTGGCGATTCTACACGCAGACCGAAGAGATGCCGCCGGCTTATTGCGCACCAGAATCGAGGATTTCGAATTCCATCATCAGTGAAGGTTGTGAAATACACGGAGCCGTGGAAAACAGTGTGCTGTTTCAGGGTGTTCACGTTGGTGAGGGAAGCATCATCAAGAACAGTGTGATCATGACGGGTACGATCGTTGGTAAGAACTGTGTGATAGAGAACAGCGTCGTGGCAGAGAGAGTGATGATCGGTGACAAGGTTCAGATCGGCGTTGGTGATGATGCCCCGAGCGCTCTGGACCCCGAAGTTTACACGGGTTTGATCACGGTGGTTGGCATGTACTCGAAGATCCCAGAGAACATTCGTATTGGTAAAAACTGTGTTGTTGGCGTGGGTGTGACAGAGAAGGACTTCAGCGTGGAGGAACTCCCGTCTGGTGGATTCATACTGCACGGGGAGTGA
- a CDS encoding DUF4899 domain-containing protein has product MDFYFVTYRLKSRITAEFGIGFFFGKSNDVPEYDVFVVPTRLANQLVIDLRADYGSFMKAFTQQKNRFFSQYPETDDMSREILNYLRGTINRRGPQLLGAELTAAVRDNDEELVMYIVQELFKEWAPKIEVDVACKQLSYEDISAESYMQFWEDFEAEGLGEVMTRADLADLPEIFPLVDPVMGKPLSEFDLGDMVFFLILSVKNKDKLERLKQMYPKHFSETRNVVPISGTLVAKELVKGKKGEYYLIKVDLGEGLVGKGLVPKSVKVMADYSRFQEKVSSVARGQQNWEQKLNEMLNSEKPKQIERVEPKVSSTVKVGSGDFLIAFLITLLIIGILLIASYFFML; this is encoded by the coding sequence CTGGACTTCTACTTCGTCACTTACAGACTCAAGAGCAGAATAACTGCGGAATTCGGCATAGGTTTTTTCTTCGGTAAGAGCAACGATGTGCCCGAATACGACGTGTTTGTCGTTCCGACCAGGCTCGCCAACCAGCTCGTCATCGATCTGAGGGCGGACTACGGGTCGTTCATGAAGGCTTTCACGCAGCAGAAGAACAGATTCTTCTCTCAGTACCCTGAGACCGACGACATGTCCAGGGAGATCTTGAATTATCTCAGAGGCACCATCAACAGGAGAGGCCCCCAACTGCTCGGTGCGGAACTCACCGCCGCTGTGAGAGACAACGATGAAGAGCTTGTCATGTACATAGTTCAGGAGTTGTTCAAAGAGTGGGCACCGAAGATCGAAGTGGACGTCGCATGCAAACAGCTGAGCTATGAAGACATATCCGCCGAAAGTTACATGCAGTTCTGGGAAGACTTCGAGGCCGAGGGACTCGGAGAGGTCATGACGCGGGCGGATCTGGCGGATCTTCCTGAGATCTTTCCGCTGGTGGATCCGGTGATGGGTAAACCCCTCTCGGAATTCGATCTGGGAGATATGGTCTTCTTTTTGATCTTGAGTGTGAAAAATAAAGATAAACTCGAGAGGCTGAAGCAGATGTATCCGAAACACTTTTCCGAAACGAGGAACGTTGTTCCCATCTCCGGTACGCTCGTCGCCAAAGAACTGGTGAAGGGTAAGAAGGGTGAGTACTACCTGATAAAGGTCGATCTTGGAGAAGGATTGGTTGGAAAGGGTTTGGTGCCCAAGTCCGTCAAGGTCATGGCGGATTATTCGCGGTTTCAGGAGAAAGTTTCCTCCGTGGCGAGAGGTCAGCAGAACTGGGAACAGAAGCTGAACGAGATGTTGAACTCCGAAAAGCCCAAACAAATTGAGCGTGTTGAGCCCAAAGTGAGCTCGACCGTGAAAGTCGGCAGTGGCGATTTTCTGATCGCCTTCTTGATAACGCTACTGATAATCGGAATACTGCTCATCGCGTCTTATTTCTTCATGCTATGA
- a CDS encoding radical SAM protein gives MKLRSSAGTLYKLGLRQGPVEQLKTAYLMLDGVCQFNCNYCTHALTVAKLPFLSRVLWPEIEDFPAFLEKLSQSDFERVCIQVVSYREFEKDLLELVEKLKILKKAISVSVRTTDLKFVRQLFSLGIDRIGIAIDVVNRELFRKYRGGSLDRLKRFIEKLATLYPCGVTTHLMVGLGETDRELFETMVWLRDINVETALFAFTPLRGTPLENHPRPPIERYRKIQLARFLIYRGLEEYVEFEGDSIKAFKELPGGFEKAFLTSGCPSCTRPYYNENPLGPLYNVHSEEMLNSLEVKG, from the coding sequence TTGAAGCTGAGATCTTCGGCGGGCACGCTGTACAAGCTTGGATTGAGGCAAGGACCAGTGGAGCAGCTCAAAACGGCGTATCTGATGCTCGATGGTGTGTGTCAGTTCAACTGCAATTACTGCACACACGCTTTGACCGTCGCGAAGCTTCCTTTTCTCAGCAGGGTCCTCTGGCCCGAGATAGAAGACTTCCCCGCCTTCCTTGAGAAACTCAGTCAGAGCGATTTTGAAAGAGTGTGCATTCAGGTTGTTTCCTACCGCGAATTCGAAAAGGATCTGCTCGAACTCGTTGAAAAGTTGAAGATTTTGAAAAAAGCGATCTCAGTGTCTGTTCGCACGACAGATTTGAAGTTCGTCCGGCAGCTGTTTTCGCTTGGTATAGACAGGATTGGAATAGCGATAGATGTCGTGAACAGGGAACTGTTCAGAAAGTACAGGGGCGGAAGTTTGGACCGTCTGAAACGATTCATTGAGAAACTCGCCACTCTCTATCCCTGCGGGGTGACGACCCATCTCATGGTGGGTCTCGGAGAAACTGATAGAGAATTGTTCGAAACGATGGTCTGGCTGAGAGATATCAACGTTGAAACGGCGCTGTTCGCCTTCACACCCTTGAGGGGCACGCCTTTGGAGAACCATCCAAGACCACCAATCGAAAGGTACAGAAAGATTCAGCTGGCGCGATTCTTGATTTACAGAGGGCTCGAAGAGTATGTTGAGTTTGAAGGAGATTCGATAAAGGCTTTCAAAGAACTGCCAGGCGGATTTGAAAAGGCCTTCCTGACGAGTGGTTGTCCCAGTTGCACAAGACCGTATTACAACGAGAATCCTCTTGGGCCACTTTACAACGTTCATTCGGAAGAGATGTTGAATTCGCTGGAGGTGAAAGGATGA
- the rsxC gene encoding electron transport complex subunit RsxC, which translates to MKLLTFKGGTHPPEKKELAKDKALLRMDPPQFVYVFLSNHAGAPAKPVVKENDTVKTGQIIGEPGGFISAYLHSPVTGVVRKIDKLYHPVQGRPMEAIVIERTSEDDWQFLDHSEWESLSKEQLLEVIKKAGIVGLGGAMFPTHVKLNPPAGKTIDTFIVNGAECEPYLTVDHRLMLEQAEDLVLGVKIVMKILGTKKAYIGVESNKMDAYEHLKRLCSDSSIEVVLLRTKYPQGAEKQLIYAITDRKVPVGGLPMDVGVVVQNVQTVIAIKRAVVDRKPLIERALTITGEAINNPMNVIARIGTTIQQLVDFAGGLKEDAEKLIMGGPMTGIAVNRLDLPILKGTSGITVLSHEAEPIKKPCIRCTKCVVSCPMGLQPYLLYLLGNKRKYDQAVEEGLMACIECGVCAYVCPSKIDHVRVIKLTKKVYQALRGGKK; encoded by the coding sequence ATGAAGCTCCTAACCTTCAAAGGTGGAACCCATCCACCCGAAAAGAAGGAACTGGCGAAGGATAAAGCCCTGTTGAGGATGGATCCACCCCAGTTCGTCTACGTTTTCCTCTCGAACCACGCTGGAGCCCCTGCCAAACCCGTCGTGAAGGAAAACGATACGGTCAAGACGGGGCAGATCATAGGCGAACCTGGCGGTTTCATCTCAGCGTACTTGCATTCACCGGTGACCGGCGTGGTGAGGAAAATAGACAAGCTCTATCATCCTGTGCAAGGCAGACCCATGGAAGCCATCGTTATCGAGAGAACGAGCGAGGATGACTGGCAATTTCTCGATCATTCAGAGTGGGAGAGTTTGAGTAAAGAACAGCTTCTGGAAGTCATCAAGAAGGCGGGCATAGTGGGGCTCGGAGGCGCCATGTTCCCAACGCACGTCAAGCTGAACCCGCCCGCGGGTAAGACCATAGACACTTTCATTGTGAACGGCGCCGAGTGCGAGCCTTACTTGACGGTTGATCACAGACTCATGCTCGAACAGGCAGAGGACCTCGTGCTCGGTGTGAAGATCGTGATGAAGATCCTCGGTACCAAGAAAGCCTACATAGGTGTCGAATCTAACAAAATGGATGCGTACGAGCATCTCAAGAGGCTCTGTAGCGACAGCTCGATAGAAGTTGTACTTCTGAGGACCAAGTACCCGCAGGGTGCGGAAAAGCAACTCATCTATGCGATCACGGACAGAAAGGTTCCAGTCGGTGGATTGCCCATGGACGTTGGAGTCGTCGTTCAGAACGTTCAAACGGTCATTGCCATAAAACGAGCCGTCGTGGACAGAAAGCCGTTGATCGAGAGAGCGCTCACTATAACGGGAGAAGCCATCAACAATCCCATGAACGTGATCGCGCGGATCGGTACGACGATCCAACAACTCGTTGACTTCGCCGGAGGCTTGAAGGAGGATGCCGAAAAACTGATCATGGGTGGCCCGATGACGGGCATCGCGGTGAACAGACTCGATCTTCCGATCCTTAAAGGCACTTCGGGTATCACTGTGCTATCTCACGAAGCAGAACCAATCAAGAAGCCGTGCATCAGGTGCACGAAATGTGTCGTGTCTTGCCCCATGGGACTACAACCGTACTTACTATACTTGCTCGGTAACAAGAGAAAGTACGATCAGGCCGTTGAAGAGGGTCTAATGGCTTGCATAGAGTGTGGCGTTTGTGCGTACGTCTGTCCATCGAAGATCGATCATGTCAGGGTCATAAAGCTCACGAAGAAGGTTTACCAAGCATTGAGAGGTGGTAAGAAATGA
- a CDS encoding RnfABCDGE type electron transport complex subunit D translates to MKLIQSDAPHIRTKDSVRSIMLDVLLALVPAVAVATFFFGLYALFLCLFGAIVGELIEWFIVRILRKQKDFSFDLSAAVTGLLLAMNLPPTAPWWLLLIGLLVALGVAKHAFGGIGQNIFNPALVGRVFLLISFPTLMTKWTAPVRGFTRMPWDAMTSATALGVLKGSGFSEAIQRFSYVDLFFGNVGGCIGETSAFVLLLGFIYLLVRKRVNPVIPATYIGTVFGFASIMYLVNAERFGTPLFHILSGGLFLGALFMATDMVTSPMTLKGQAVFGIGCGAVTMIIRLFAGYPEGVSLAILLMNALVPLIDRAFKPKIFGEVKV, encoded by the coding sequence ATGAAACTCATCCAGAGCGACGCTCCTCACATAAGAACGAAAGATTCCGTGAGATCCATAATGCTGGACGTTCTTCTGGCACTTGTCCCAGCTGTGGCCGTGGCCACGTTCTTTTTTGGCCTGTACGCACTCTTTCTCTGCTTGTTTGGTGCCATCGTTGGCGAATTGATCGAATGGTTCATAGTGAGAATTTTGCGCAAACAGAAAGATTTCAGTTTCGATCTCAGTGCGGCGGTGACGGGCCTGTTGCTCGCGATGAATCTTCCACCCACGGCACCGTGGTGGCTCTTGTTGATAGGACTGCTGGTTGCTCTGGGTGTCGCAAAGCACGCCTTCGGTGGCATAGGTCAAAACATTTTCAATCCAGCGCTCGTTGGGAGGGTGTTTTTGCTGATCTCCTTCCCAACCCTGATGACGAAATGGACAGCACCGGTCAGGGGTTTCACGAGAATGCCGTGGGATGCCATGACTTCAGCAACAGCTCTGGGGGTACTCAAGGGTTCCGGATTTTCCGAAGCGATCCAGAGGTTCAGCTATGTCGATCTTTTCTTCGGAAACGTGGGTGGTTGTATCGGTGAGACGAGTGCGTTCGTTCTGTTGCTTGGCTTCATCTATCTGTTGGTCAGGAAGCGCGTCAATCCAGTCATACCTGCGACGTACATAGGCACGGTCTTCGGTTTTGCGAGCATCATGTACTTAGTGAACGCAGAAAGGTTTGGAACACCGCTGTTCCACATACTCAGTGGAGGATTGTTCTTGGGAGCTCTGTTCATGGCGACCGACATGGTGACCAGTCCGATGACTTTGAAGGGCCAAGCGGTGTTCGGTATCGGCTGTGGTGCTGTGACGATGATCATCAGGCTGTTCGCGGGGTATCCCGAAGGCGTTTCGCTCGCGATCCTTCTGATGAATGCGCTCGTGCCTCTGATCGACAGGGCCTTCAAGCCGAAGATTTTCGGGGAGGTCAAAGTATGA
- a CDS encoding RnfABCDGE type electron transport complex subunit G: MKEYIKTGLILMIYCAVAGLALGLVYQITKDRIALTEVQEKLGAVEQVLKDESGNYIVALDLLRSAVKKVDQEVKVIFENEKGKVFSPVYEFDSELGKVYVLTGSSLGYGGPVTVVACFIKKPEGFSLFSLKVTDFSQETPGLGAKIGDPEVQKRFYPMEASALKNGVRVDKDANLSHLSADEAKKQGVAKVSDVMTGATITPRAVANALNAMLDYLSGVKR, encoded by the coding sequence ATGAAAGAATACATCAAAACAGGGCTCATTTTGATGATTTATTGTGCCGTCGCTGGATTGGCACTCGGTTTGGTGTATCAGATAACCAAGGACAGGATCGCCTTGACCGAGGTTCAGGAAAAGCTCGGCGCCGTCGAGCAGGTTTTGAAGGACGAATCTGGTAATTACATAGTGGCTTTGGACCTGTTGAGATCAGCCGTTAAGAAAGTCGATCAGGAAGTCAAGGTGATCTTTGAAAACGAGAAGGGCAAGGTTTTCTCTCCAGTTTACGAATTCGATTCTGAGCTTGGCAAGGTCTACGTGCTTACAGGTTCCAGTTTGGGCTATGGGGGGCCGGTCACGGTAGTCGCGTGTTTCATAAAAAAGCCAGAGGGCTTTTCGCTCTTCTCTTTGAAAGTGACGGATTTTTCGCAAGAAACCCCTGGACTGGGTGCGAAGATAGGAGATCCAGAAGTACAAAAGAGGTTTTACCCCATGGAGGCTTCTGCTTTGAAGAACGGGGTTCGAGTCGACAAGGATGCGAATCTGTCGCACCTTTCAGCTGATGAAGCGAAAAAGCAAGGTGTCGCCAAGGTGAGTGACGTCATGACGGGTGCCACGATCACACCTCGTGCGGTGGCGAACGCTTTGAACGCGATGCTCGATTATCTATCGGGGGTGAAACGATGA
- the rsxE gene encoding electron transport complex subunit RsxE: protein MSRMTEFTKGFFKENATYVQVLGMCPTLAVTTNAINGFGMGLAATAVLTLSNIVISSIRKGVPAKIRIPIFITVIATFVTIVDLLMHAFTYELWKALGIFIPLIVVNCIIMGRAEAYASKNDVLNSALDGLGVGLGFTGSLVLLGSIREILGNGTIFGVRLWSGFNVFAMILPPGAYMTLGLLAALFTAIGLKRKRGEQK from the coding sequence ATGAGCCGAATGACGGAGTTCACGAAAGGTTTCTTCAAAGAAAACGCGACGTACGTTCAGGTGCTCGGCATGTGCCCCACCTTAGCCGTGACCACGAACGCGATCAACGGTTTCGGTATGGGACTTGCGGCCACAGCGGTTCTCACGTTATCGAACATTGTGATTTCTTCGATCAGAAAAGGTGTACCCGCCAAGATAAGGATTCCCATATTCATAACCGTGATAGCCACGTTCGTCACCATTGTTGATCTACTCATGCACGCTTTCACTTACGAGCTTTGGAAGGCGCTCGGAATATTCATACCACTGATAGTTGTCAACTGTATCATCATGGGCCGTGCGGAGGCTTACGCTTCGAAGAACGACGTTTTGAACTCAGCGTTGGACGGACTCGGTGTCGGGTTAGGTTTCACAGGTTCACTCGTGCTGTTGGGCTCGATCAGGGAGATACTCGGCAACGGAACGATCTTCGGTGTAAGACTGTGGAGTGGATTCAACGTGTTTGCGATGATACTTCCTCCGGGAGCTTATATGACACTGGGTTTGTTGGCGGCTCTGTTCACGGCGATCGGTTTGAAACGCAAGAGGGGTGAGCAGAAATGA
- the rsxA gene encoding electron transport complex subunit RsxA, giving the protein MRVFLILFSALLINNYVFIRFLGICPFLGVSKKLDTAVGMGFAATFVLVMSSVITWFVNKLLVVSGLEFLRTVSFILVIATFVQFVEFVIKKNSPALYEALGIYLPLITTNCIILGVAILNAQAKYGLLEAIFHALGAGLGFLLALVIFAGIRERLELYELPKSFEGLPIALILASIISMAFMGFQGLIKL; this is encoded by the coding sequence ATGAGAGTCTTTCTGATACTGTTTTCTGCGTTGTTGATAAACAACTACGTGTTCATACGCTTTCTCGGCATATGTCCGTTCCTCGGTGTATCAAAAAAGCTTGATACAGCAGTTGGGATGGGCTTTGCCGCCACGTTCGTTTTGGTGATGTCCTCGGTGATAACGTGGTTTGTGAACAAGTTGTTGGTCGTCTCGGGCCTCGAGTTTTTGAGAACGGTTTCCTTCATTTTGGTCATAGCGACCTTCGTTCAGTTCGTCGAGTTCGTCATAAAGAAGAACAGCCCAGCGCTTTACGAGGCGCTCGGTATATACCTTCCTCTGATCACGACGAACTGCATCATATTGGGCGTTGCGATACTGAACGCTCAAGCAAAGTACGGCTTGCTTGAAGCGATCTTTCATGCGCTTGGCGCGGGATTGGGATTTCTCCTCGCTCTGGTGATCTTCGCAGGCATCAGAGAAAGGTTGGAACTCTATGAGTTGCCAAAGTCCTTCGAGGGTCTTCCGATCGCACTCATACTGGCATCCATCATTTCGATGGCTTTCATGGGCTTTCAAGGTCTCATAAAACTGTGA
- a CDS encoding RnfABCDGE type electron transport complex subunit B has protein sequence MVVVYSTLLMAVLGLAFGTFLAYAAKKFEVKEDPRVELVKQALPGANCGACGYAGCEAFAKAVVAGKVTPDMCTPGRAAGVAEKIKEILKQNAAS, from the coding sequence ATGGTCGTTGTCTATTCAACTTTGCTCATGGCGGTCCTTGGTTTGGCTTTCGGTACCTTCCTCGCGTATGCTGCGAAGAAATTCGAGGTCAAAGAAGATCCTCGTGTTGAGTTGGTGAAGCAAGCTTTACCCGGCGCAAATTGTGGAGCCTGTGGCTATGCCGGTTGCGAGGCCTTCGCGAAAGCCGTCGTTGCAGGTAAGGTCACACCGGACATGTGCACTCCTGGCAGGGCAGCCGGTGTGGCGGAAAAGATAAAGGAGATCCTGAAACAGAATGCAGCCAGTTGA
- the dprA gene encoding DNA-processing protein DprA, whose translation MQPVEIFALWKFGRYDLETLKNLNEAFDNLEEARKAKAFQLERIDFDAVQKFADQQRKFAERVGAKIISFWDEAYPPLLRESSSPPVVLFCLGDEKLLKKECVSIVGTRKMTSYGKKVSHEVALAVARAGLVVVSGLAFGIDSCAHSAALEASGKTIAVLGTGVDVPYPASNRKLYERIVQEGCVVSEFPLQTRASKQNFPMRNRIIAGFSRATVVIEAPKDSGALITARFAADMGRDVFAVPADIDRASSEGSNWLLRMGAIPLTHPSELLEYFSLSGESSQEQDEILKLFSIGPLMFDEIVSVLKMDPADVLVKLTEYELAGKLVKLEDGRYHILGR comes from the coding sequence ATGCAGCCAGTTGAGATCTTTGCACTGTGGAAGTTTGGAAGGTACGATCTTGAAACTTTGAAAAATCTCAACGAGGCTTTCGACAACTTGGAAGAAGCAAGGAAAGCCAAAGCTTTCCAGCTGGAGCGGATCGATTTCGATGCCGTTCAAAAGTTTGCTGATCAACAACGTAAGTTCGCCGAAAGAGTCGGAGCGAAGATCATCAGCTTCTGGGATGAAGCTTACCCGCCACTCTTGAGAGAATCTTCTTCTCCACCCGTGGTGCTCTTCTGTCTTGGGGATGAGAAACTGTTGAAGAAAGAGTGTGTCTCGATCGTCGGCACACGCAAAATGACCAGTTACGGTAAGAAGGTCTCACACGAAGTGGCCTTGGCGGTGGCGCGGGCAGGTCTGGTCGTGGTGAGTGGGCTCGCGTTCGGCATAGACAGTTGCGCGCACAGTGCGGCTCTGGAAGCTTCTGGAAAAACGATCGCGGTGCTCGGAACGGGAGTTGATGTGCCGTATCCAGCTTCGAATAGGAAGTTGTACGAAAGAATCGTCCAGGAAGGTTGTGTTGTGAGTGAGTTTCCTTTACAAACCAGGGCGTCGAAACAGAACTTTCCGATGCGCAACAGAATCATAGCTGGTTTTAGCAGAGCCACTGTGGTCATCGAGGCTCCCAAGGATAGTGGCGCGCTCATAACGGCTCGTTTCGCTGCGGACATGGGTAGAGATGTTTTCGCAGTCCCTGCCGATATAGACAGAGCTTCGAGCGAGGGTTCCAATTGGTTGTTGAGAATGGGCGCTATTCCACTCACTCATCCTTCGGAGTTGTTGGAGTATTTCAGTTTGTCGGGTGAATCCAGCCAGGAGCAGGACGAGATTTTGAAACTCTTTTCCATCGGTCCGCTGATGTTCGATGAGATAGTGAGCGTGCTCAAGATGGATCCAGCAGACGTTCTGGTGAAACTCACCGAGTACGAACTGGCTGGAAAATTGGTCAAACTTGAAGACGGACGCTATCATATTTTGGGGAGGTAG